A stretch of the Streptomyces sp. NBC_00078 genome encodes the following:
- the cobM gene encoding precorrin-4 C(11)-methyltransferase — protein sequence MADAPTGKVTFVGAGPGAADLLTFRAARAIAEADVVIWAASLVQAEVLEHAREGAEILDSATMSLEDVVAVYERARDEGLRVARIHSGDPALWGGTQEQLDRCARIGIGTEVVPGVSAFSAVAALAQRELTIPEVAQSVVLTRLGGGKTPMPPGEEVREFAKHGTTMAIFLSAARSGQLVRELLEGGYPTSTPVVVAYQATWPEELVVRCTIGTLEETVKEHKLWKHTLFLVGPALGAEGTRSHLYHPGHFHGYRKADPEARKALRSRGAST from the coding sequence ATGGCCGATGCCCCCACCGGCAAGGTGACCTTCGTCGGTGCCGGCCCCGGCGCCGCCGACCTGTTGACGTTCCGTGCCGCGCGCGCCATCGCCGAGGCCGACGTCGTGATCTGGGCCGCGAGCCTGGTCCAGGCGGAGGTCCTCGAGCACGCGCGCGAGGGTGCGGAGATCCTCGACTCGGCGACGATGTCGCTGGAGGACGTCGTCGCCGTCTACGAGCGGGCCCGGGACGAGGGCCTGCGTGTTGCTCGTATTCACTCCGGTGATCCCGCCCTGTGGGGCGGTACGCAGGAGCAGCTCGACCGGTGTGCGCGGATCGGCATCGGGACGGAGGTCGTGCCGGGCGTGTCCGCGTTCTCGGCCGTCGCCGCTCTCGCGCAGCGCGAGCTGACCATTCCCGAGGTCGCGCAGTCGGTGGTCCTCACCCGGCTCGGCGGCGGCAAGACGCCCATGCCGCCCGGGGAGGAGGTGCGGGAGTTCGCCAAGCACGGCACGACCATGGCGATCTTCCTGTCCGCCGCCCGCAGCGGGCAGCTGGTGCGGGAACTGCTGGAGGGCGGCTATCCGACGTCCACGCCGGTCGTCGTCGCCTACCAGGCGACCTGGCCGGAGGAGCTGGTGGTGCGGTGCACGATCGGGACGCTGGAGGAGACGGTCAAGGAGCACAAGCTCTGGAAGCACACCCTCTTCCTGGTCGGGCCGGCGCTGGGCGCCGAGGGCACCCGCTCGCACCTGTACCACCCCGGTCACTTCCACGGCTATCGCAAGGCCGACCCGGAGGCCCGCAAGGCCCTGCGCTCGCGGGGTGCCAGTACGTGA